The Stigmatella aurantiaca DW4/3-1 genome contains the following window.
AGCGCCAACTCCACGGCGTGGCGCCCTTGTCCGCAACACAGATCCAACACCTTGCTGCCCGGGGGCAATGCCAACAGCCGCAGGCACTGCTCCACTTCAGCGGGAGCCACTTCGTTGAGCGGCTCGTACCAGATAGGGTCCGTGATATTGAAGGCGTCGCGGTACCATTCTTGTCCCATGCCCCTCCCTGGAAAGGGTCTCGGGGCGGCAAGGTAACAGAACTCCCCATCGAATCCCCCTGCTCAGGAGGCACCATGCGGCTTCGCCGTTGCATCTTGTGGTCTGTTTCCTTCCTCGTTGCCTGTGGCGGTGATCCCTCATTTGAAGCGCTCTCGCCCGGGGCCTCACTGGGCACCCAGGAGGCGGCTGTCACCATCCCGTCGCAGGGCAGCGCCACGACGGTGGACATCGGCTGCTGGAACGTGGAGTGGTTTGGCTCTTCGTCGAACGGTCCCACCAACGACACGCTTCAGCAGCAGAACGTGCGGGACGTGCTCCTGGGCTCGAACCTGGACATCTGGGGGTTGGAGGAGGTGGTCAGCACCACCGCCTTCAGCAACCTCAAGGCCCAGCTCTCTGGCTACGCGGGCCTGCTGGCGAGTGACGCCAGCGTGACGAGCGGCAGCAGCTTCTACAGCTCCAGCGAGCAGAAGGTGGGCATCCTCTACAAGACGAGTGTGGCTTCCGTGCAGAGCGCTCGGATCATCCTCACGGCCAACGACAGTGACTTCGCCGGCCGCCCGCCGCTCGAGGTGAAGATGCGGGTCACCCTCAATGGGACGGCCCGGGACATCGTCGTCATCGTCTTCCACGCCAAGGCGTTCGATGACGCCACGAGCTGGCAGCGCCGGCTCAACGCCTCCAATGCCCTCAAGGCCTACCTGGACAGCACGTATCCCAGCACCCCGGTGGTGGTGCTTGGAGACTGGAACGACGACGTGGACACCTCCATCACCTCGGGCAAGGCGTCCCCGTACCAGAACTTCGTGAGTGACGCTCAGGACTACTTCTTTCCCACCAAGGCCCTGTCCGACGCGAAGGTGGCCTCCACCGCCAGTTACCCAGACATGATCGACCACCAACTCGTCACCAATGAGCTGAAGTCGCTCTACGTGGCTGGCTCCGCCAAGGTGTACCGGGTGGACACGTACATCTCCAGCTACGCCACCACGACGACCGATCACTTCCCGGTCCTCACGCGCTACGCGTGGTAGGGCGTTTCTGGGTGGGGGGTGGGGGCTGGATTGGCATGTGCCAGCTGCCGTAATGTTCACCATGTGACACCTCTCTTTTCCTCTCGTGCCAGGATCTTCTGGAGCGTGTGCTGGCTTGGGCTGGTGCTCCTGATGGTCTTCCCAGGGCCCGCTTCCGCCCAGCGCCGCAGGCGCGCCAGCCTGCGCGATGATCCGGATCCGATCTGCGAGAAGAACCGCGGTGCGCCCTGTACGAAGTGGCGCATCGCGGCGCTGGGCTCGGGTGTCGTCTCGACCGAGGATGTGTCCGCCGAGGTGGGGATCAAGGCGGGCGTGTCCTGGGTGGTGGGGCCCGGCATGGAGCTGGGCGCGGGCATGCTGATGCTCTCCGATGGGCACTGGGATGAGTGGGACGAAGGCTCTCACCTGGGCCTCATCGAGGGGGTGTTCCGGATTGCCCCGGTCACCGGGCGCAACGCCCGGATCTTTCTGGAGTTCTCCTTGGGGTTCGCGGCCCGGGAGGAGCCCGATGTCTCGCTCTTTTCGTTCCCGGCGGGCGGGGTGGCGACGTCCTTGGAGATCTCCGTGCCCAACGTGGGCTTCTTCGTCACCGCGGGGCTCTCGTTGTTGCGCATCGAGCGGATGACCGCACTGCCGCATGTCGGCGCGGGCGTGGTGTTCTGAGGCTGGGCCCGGGCCACAAGTCGCTCAGTCGGCGGTGGCCGGCGCGGTGAGCTGCTCCCGGACGTCCCGCAGCCCGAACAGCCGGGTGGTCGCATCGGCGAGCTCTTGGAAGTCGTCCGTGTCCACGCTGGCGCGAAGGCTCAGCGTGGGCTCATGCAGCAGCTTGTTGACGATCGCGCGCCCCATGGCCTCGATGCTCTGACGTTGCTTGGAGGTCAGCCCCTCGCCGAGCCCCGCCAGCGTTCGCTCCGTCTCGGCCTTGGCAATCTGCCCGGCCCGTTGCCGCAGCTGGGCCAGGACCGGGGCGCTCTGCCTCACCGTCCGGTCGCGCAGGAACCGGGCAATCTCCTGGCGGATCAACACCTCGGCCTTCCGCGCCTCCTCGGCCCGCGCGGCCTCGTTCTCCGCGGCGAACTGCTGGAGGCCATCCACGTCATACGCCGTCACCCAGTCGAGCAGGGCCACCTCCGGGGCGATGTTCCGGGGAACCGACAGGTCGGCCATGAACAGAGGACGGCCCTGGCGCGCCCGGCTCACCGCGGAGACGTGCTCGTGGGTCAGCAGGGGCACCGGCGCGGCGGTGGAGCACACCACCACGTCGGCTTCCACCAGGAGCGCGCCCAGGGTCTCGAAAGGCCGGGCACTGCCGCCCACCTCGGCGGCCAGCGCCTCGGCGCGGGACGGCGTGCGGTTGGTGATGAGCAGCCGTCCTGCCTGGGCTTGCCGGAAGTGCCGGGCGGCCAATCCTCCCATCTCGCCCGCGCCCACCAGCAGCACCGTCTTGTCCGACAGCGTGCCGAAGAGCTGGCTGGCCAGCGCGGCGACGGCGGGCGCCACGGAGGTGGCGGCCCGGCCAATGGCCGTCTCGGTGCGCACGCGCTTGGCGCAGGCGAAGGCCGCGGAGCAGACGCGCGTCAGCCCACCGCGCGCCGCCCCCGTCCGGCGGGCTTGCTCGAAGGCCTTCTTGAGCTGGCCCAGGATCTGCGCTTCCCCCACCACCCGGGAATCCAGGCTGGAGGCCACGCGGAACAGGTGCTCCAGCGCCTGGGGCCCTTCGTACTCGTAGAGGTGTTCGAGCACCTCGGGGCCTCCCAGGCGCCCCAGCGCCTCCCGCACCCACGCCCGTGCCAGGGCGGGGTCCGGCGTGGCCACGTACACCTCGACCCGGTTGCACGTGGCCACGGTCATCGCCTCGTGAGGGCCCTGCGAGCCTTGGTGCAGCAGCCGCATCTGCTGAACCTCGGTCATGGAGAGCTTCTCGCGGACCGCCAAGGGGGCCGTCCGGTGAGACAGTCCAACGCACACCCACTCCAGGGCTTGATGCACCATCGCGGTCTTTCTCCTGTGAGGCGGCGTTCATCCCGCCGCGGGGGTGGAGTGGCTTGGGCAGGGACGTGACAGGGGGACGCTCAGGAGATGGGTGCGGCGAACTCTTGAGCTTGCACCGGGCGGGGGAGTGGTCTCCACAGCAGCAGCAGGGTGGTGAGCAGCAGGAAGACTTCCAGGGGCAGCCGCCAGGCCTGCTGGGTGACCGGGATGCCTCCCATCAACACGGGCTGGCCCATGGCGTTGCGCAATCCCACGGTGAAGGTGGCCACCACCATGTCCCCGAAGAGGGGCAGGGCCGCCAGGCGGGTGAAGAGCGCGGGCGCGGGGAGGAAGGCACTGAGCACCAGCCCCAGGCCGCAGATCATCTCCACCAGGCACACCATATAAGCGTTGAGCAGCGGGAAGGGCACCCCGATGGCGGCCAAGTACTGGGCGAAGCCTTCCGGCCCCGTGGGCAGGGAGATGGCCGTGGTGCCCAGCAAGATGCTGTCGAAGAACTTCATCTGGCCCAGGGTGATGAAGACGATGCCTGCCGTGGCGCGCAGGGCCATCCGGACGGGGGTGTCCGCGGGCTTGAAGCGGCCCGGCCCCGGAGAAGCAATCCGGGATCGATGGACCCGCTTGGAGCGGGCCATGAGAGGGGAAAGCGCGTGAGGGGAGGGAGGGGGTGCTGCGTAACGGGCTCGGTATTTCACAGACGGATCTTCCTTTCACGCCGCTGGCGGCTTCAGGTGCGCGAGGAACTCCAGAGCCTTCACCCCGGGCAGGAAGAAGTAGCCTCCGCCCTTCACGGTGACGAAGCTCTGGAGGTCCATCACGCACCTCCGCAATGGCTTGATAGGAAGGGTCATCATTCCGCCCTCGTGATTTGACGCGACCGGATCTCGCTCGCTGTACAGCCGTCCGGCCTTCTCCTGGTTCATCCAGCTCTGCTGAATGAACTCGAACTGACGCCCGAGGTTGGCGTTGAGCGCCATGAAGATCAGCCCGCGTCCGGAAGGGGCCTTGTCGCTCTCCCCCATGTGGGGGCCATAGGCGACGGCCCGCCGGAGGATCCGGTGCCGGCGGTTCATCTTCATGGACAGCTCTGGATTGGGCGCCAGGGAGTCCCGGGGGTTGGTGCGCCGGACGTGCGAGGTCACTGGGCAGCCCAGCCCCCCCGCGTCCTCCTGGACGAAGCGGAACGCGTTCGAGGGCGGTTGGGAGCCCAGATCCGGGGCTTCGTGCTGATCCGGCTTCAAGGGCGCGCCGTTGGGCCAGCGCCCCAGGAGCTTGGCCTTCAACCACTCCTTCTTTTTCGCATCGTCCTCGACGCCCAGGGGGGCGAGTGCCTTGTTCTTTTCCAGGAACGCATCGAACCCCTCGACGTCCTGCTCGAGCTTGCGCAGCGCGAGATAGGTGCCGTTGAGCCCCAGGTCCTTGCGGCCCGGTTTCTCGGCCGGGCCGAGCCGTCCGTGGGGATCCTGGTGGGCGGGGACGCTCGGGGAGGAAGGCTTCTCCTCGTATTCGTTCTCGTGGCCCAGGATGAACTCCCCCGCGGCGATGGGGGTGTCATAGTCCTCGCCGGGCGGTGGCCTCATGAAGCCTCGAATCACCGGCTGGGAGAGCGAGTCCCGGAAGCCGAAGTGCTCCCGGAAGAAGATCTGGCCGTCCTTCTCTTCCCGGAGGTGGGCGGCCTGCTGGCAATACAGCTCTCGAATCCCCTGGGCCGCCATCCGCTGGCGCTGGTGTGACAGCACGGTCCGCAGCACGTCTTCACTGCGCGCATAGAGCATCAGCAAGAGGTGCATGTCCTCCGGGGGAGGGCTGCCGGGCCGCGGGCCGCCGAAGTCCCAGTGCTCCGGAGCGCTCGGGCCGGTGTCCCCGAGCACGTGCGCGCGCCCGGCCATGCCCTTCCGAAACTCGTAGGGGAAGGTCTGGAGGGAGTCGTTGTCCAGGCCCAGGGCCTTCAGCCCCTGCCAGGTGAAGGCCAGGTTCAGGCACGCGTGCCGCCGCTCACGCTCCTCACGCGGAATCTCCGCTGCGGTGGTGAGCTCCCCCTTCAGGATCTCCTGAAGCCATGCCCGGGCTGGATCTGCGTGCTCGATCTTCAGCAGGAGAAAGGCGGCGGTCCTCATGTGCCGGTAGCCATGAAGGAGGAGCCCCTGGACGTCTTCCAGCCTCGCCGGGGATTGCGGGGAGGTGTGTTCTGAGGGCGAGGTTTTCGGGGGGCGCGAGGGAAGGAACCGGCGCACGTAGGACACCCATCTTCCGGGTTGAGACATGGGGCGTTCTCCTGGGCTTCGTGAACGTGAGACGGAGCGGCGAGTGGAGGAGCAGGGAGGCGGCTTGCCTCGGGCTCAGGAACTTCTCCTGATAGGGAAACCGGCCTTGCTCCAGGAAGGTCTTCAGGGCCTGCGGCTCCGAGTTCTCCTCGGGAGCCGCCGCGCCTTCCGGGGCGAGGGCCTGGCGCAGCGAGAGGAACTCGTGAAGGTCCGTCAACGCCAGGGGGGCGGGGGGCGCGTCTCCATGAAGGAAGGCGCTGTAGTGGGCCAGGGTGGGGCACTGCACGCTGCGGATCCACTCCTTGAACGGCTCCACGAAGGGCACACCCTCGGGAAAATCCTTCGAGCCACCCCAGATGAGCTTCAGGAAGGCGCTCACATCCTCCTGATCGACGAATGAGTCGATGTACGCCTCCCAGCTCTCGTCATAGGTGACGACGAACAACAGTTGCCGCTTCGTCCCGCGCTGGAAGAGGACCCACCGCGCGAAGTGAATGGCCCGGATGTCGTTCATCCCCACCAGGTTGCGCTTCAGCCGCCAGTTGACGAGCCCCATGATGAGCCGTTGCCGGAGCTTCCCCGCGAGGGTGGGCGGTAAGTCCGTGACGAGGATCATCGAGTTCTGGAGGTGCCCTTGCCTGGCTTCGAATGCCTCCCGCGAGGCATCCGGGGACGTGAGGTGTGACACCACCTGGCGAGGCTTCCGGAGCCAGTTCTTGAGTTGGATGAGCAAGGCCAGGGGGGGGTCGATGGGTAAAAACGAGAGCGTCGCGATGGCGGCCTCGCGGCGCGCGGCCGCCAGGCCCTGCTCCCACACCGGGGTGAGGACGGCGCGGAGGCGTGGGCCGAGGTGCTCCCGCAGCGCGCCCTGCACCGAGGCTGCGCTCATCCGCTCCAGGAAGGGGCGCCGGCGCCGGTCGTTCAGGTAAGCCTCGGTCTCCGCCCGCATGTTCACGAGGGCCTGGAGCCCGGGGACGGTGGTGGCCCGGTAAGCGAAGTCGATGTGCCGCGTCTGGTAAGCCATCGCATGGCGCCGCAAGTACGCACTCACCGCCTCGGGCGCATTCAGCCCGCTGGCGGGATAGCCTTCGCAGTGGCCATAGAGCGCATCGAAGGTCTTGTCCCCCGTGCGCGCCGCGTGGAGGGCGAGCCGCTCGACGAGCAGCGTGAGCG
Protein-coding sequences here:
- a CDS encoding endonuclease/exonuclease/phosphatase family protein; its protein translation is MRLRRCILWSVSFLVACGGDPSFEALSPGASLGTQEAAVTIPSQGSATTVDIGCWNVEWFGSSSNGPTNDTLQQQNVRDVLLGSNLDIWGLEEVVSTTAFSNLKAQLSGYAGLLASDASVTSGSSFYSSSEQKVGILYKTSVASVQSARIILTANDSDFAGRPPLEVKMRVTLNGTARDIVVIVFHAKAFDDATSWQRRLNASNALKAYLDSTYPSTPVVVLGDWNDDVDTSITSGKASPYQNFVSDAQDYFFPTKALSDAKVASTASYPDMIDHQLVTNELKSLYVAGSAKVYRVDTYISSYATTTTDHFPVLTRYAW
- the hemA gene encoding glutamyl-tRNA reductase, which codes for MEWVCVGLSHRTAPLAVREKLSMTEVQQMRLLHQGSQGPHEAMTVATCNRVEVYVATPDPALARAWVREALGRLGGPEVLEHLYEYEGPQALEHLFRVASSLDSRVVGEAQILGQLKKAFEQARRTGAARGGLTRVCSAAFACAKRVRTETAIGRAATSVAPAVAALASQLFGTLSDKTVLLVGAGEMGGLAARHFRQAQAGRLLITNRTPSRAEALAAEVGGSARPFETLGALLVEADVVVCSTAAPVPLLTHEHVSAVSRARQGRPLFMADLSVPRNIAPEVALLDWVTAYDVDGLQQFAAENEAARAEEARKAEVLIRQEIARFLRDRTVRQSAPVLAQLRQRAGQIAKAETERTLAGLGEGLTSKQRQSIEAMGRAIVNKLLHEPTLSLRASVDTDDFQELADATTRLFGLRDVREQLTAPATAD
- a CDS encoding DoxX family protein, whose product is MARSKRVHRSRIASPGPGRFKPADTPVRMALRATAGIVFITLGQMKFFDSILLGTTAISLPTGPEGFAQYLAAIGVPFPLLNAYMVCLVEMICGLGLVLSAFLPAPALFTRLAALPLFGDMVVATFTVGLRNAMGQPVLMGGIPVTQQAWRLPLEVFLLLTTLLLLWRPLPRPVQAQEFAAPIS
- a CDS encoding Dyp-type peroxidase, coding for MRTAAFLLLKIEHADPARAWLQEILKGELTTAAEIPREERERRHACLNLAFTWQGLKALGLDNDSLQTFPYEFRKGMAGRAHVLGDTGPSAPEHWDFGGPRPGSPPPEDMHLLLMLYARSEDVLRTVLSHQRQRMAAQGIRELYCQQAAHLREEKDGQIFFREHFGFRDSLSQPVIRGFMRPPPGEDYDTPIAAGEFILGHENEYEEKPSSPSVPAHQDPHGRLGPAEKPGRKDLGLNGTYLALRKLEQDVEGFDAFLEKNKALAPLGVEDDAKKKEWLKAKLLGRWPNGAPLKPDQHEAPDLGSQPPSNAFRFVQEDAGGLGCPVTSHVRRTNPRDSLAPNPELSMKMNRRHRILRRAVAYGPHMGESDKAPSGRGLIFMALNANLGRQFEFIQQSWMNQEKAGRLYSERDPVASNHEGGMMTLPIKPLRRCVMDLQSFVTVKGGGYFFLPGVKALEFLAHLKPPAA